Genomic DNA from Dysidea avara chromosome 10, odDysAvar1.4, whole genome shotgun sequence:
TATACAGAGAACCAGCAGGCTGATCATTTTAGTTGCATAAAAGATAGAGACAACTGAATGGTCATACCTAAAGTCTTCGCTTATATTGACTGGCTCTGGAGACCACCTCAATGCACAGTTAACAAGGTTTAATCCATGTTTTTGGTTCCCAAACATGACTACAGTGGATGTGTTTATTGGGAAATATACAACTGGGTTTCCCTCCTCCATACTTAATCCTTCATGCTTTCTGACATACAGCAAAAACAGCTGCCAAAGGAATACTGCTGTACCATCATGGCCCCAGCTCTATACTCTTCACTAGAAGAGATGTAGCAGCATAGAGATGCAATGATTGTTGCTAAAGGTGCTGTACAGTGTTGCCAGGAAGGCAAGGAAATATACTGCCAGTCTGTCAGATCTGCTGGCTATCCACTTTGACTTTAAAGCAGACAATTCACAATCATGCTGATATTTATGTGACAACCTGAGAGTTGGGATGTGTTCAATGTTACATATGACAGTTTGACTACCGGGATGTGTGTAATTGTATATGTGACAACCTGAGTGCTGGGATGTGTTCAATGTTATATGTGTTAGCCCGAGTGCTAGGATGTGTGTAATGTCAGCCTAGTGCTGGGGAGGCCTAACTTAAGTAACAGATGGATTGCTGGGATATGTAATCTCATGGGTCAGGTGGTTACAAGCAAAAACCTATGGTTTGCCATGCTGGAATCACATCACATCTTTCTTTTAGATGTGCTGTCCATGGGAGAGTGGGGTGCTTTGAAGGATCTGAAGAACAACAACCTAAGAAGGCTTGCAGGAGCTTTACCTACATCGGTACCAGCTCCCAACCCATTAAAAGTGTCATTGAAGGTTTTACAATACATTGATCTACTCCTCACAGTGTTAATTAATACAATGACCTTATCATTCAACAGTACAACCTAACAAATGCATCACTATGGAGATGACAGTTAAGTATGGCTCACTCTTGAGTGGATTCAATATCCTTCTGCACCTCCTCCACAAGTGAATGATACTCTTTCTCACCACACACCTGGTTAATTCTCTGCTGTAGGTCTGTAAGATGTAGTGAGTTGTTAGCTTCCCTCCCCATTGACTAACCCTGTTCCTTCTTTTTGTGACTTGCTAGTTCTTTGCTAAAAGAAATGCACAGTACTTTACTCTGTACTGTGTTTGAATCTATATTGTATTACTAACTTTAATGCATCCTTCTTGTACGTAAGCCTTGACTTGGCATCTCTAGTTTTCTGTACCTTCTCTTGAGCAGCCCTCACCCTCCTTTCCTGTGACCTACAGTTAACGCAATAATCAAAACACAGTAACGTCTACATCATGATCAcctactacagtacatacagacTAAGTcattgtgtggtgtgtggtatAAACTGATAGTCACATACAAGAGGTAGTAGCTATACGTATTTATATATACATTACTTTAAAAAATGTCACAACATGCAAAACATTTTACCACTTATGGCACAACTGCTATTGTGTATTGTACCACATCAGTAACAGCCTCAAATTACACTGTACATTATTACTCTAAACAGAAGCTCATAAACTCCTCAAGGTTCCTTTGGCACTTAAAAGCTCCTTACCACACCCCTAGTTACTGCTGTACGTACTGTTTCTCAGCTAATAGTTTGCGTTCGAGTTCTTCCTTCATGGGAATCACATCAAAGATTAACTCCAAATCTCTTTCCACTTCAGACATGCTAAACAAATAACATGAGTAATGAACCATGTAATATACACTACTTACAGGTGATTGACTCTCATCTCAGCCTCTTCCTTTTTCTTCCTCAGGGTCTCAAGGGCACCTCTCTGAGCGGCATGTCGGCTTATCTTGTCCAGTTCTTCCTGCAGCTTCGATACTCTGACATCTATTTGTTTCTTTTGCTTCTGTAGTGAATCATATTCTGCTTCAAGTGAACCAATATCTGTGTGTTCCTGAAACTCTTTGAGATTGTTCTCCTATCATTGCACATAATGTGAATGATCAATTGTACAAATTCAATATAACAAATGCTTATCACATAAAGTCTAAAACAAAAAACAGGAAATGTTTAAAGCCTGTAGCCACCCCTGTCATCTGTATGTACATAAACGTACTGCTGCCTTTAGTTGCCTCTCAACAGCTTCTATTGTTGTAGAATCCAAGCCAGCAATATGCCTCAGCTCTCTTTCAATTTCTCTTCTCTTCTGTTTGTTCTCCTCCTGCATACAATTACAGCAtcataactattacatataaaaTCTTTTATCTGTTTAGCTGTAGAAGTCCACTGTGTAAACCTCTTGAATAGGTAAAAGTTGTGAACACAAAACAGTGCATGCCAGAAAGCCATAAAGATAGTTTTAAATGGACAGGATAGGTTactaagttttacaacacacaATACTTAGCGGTTCTAAATATCCCATAAATGGCTAAGCATATACCATTTGTTTAGTCTTCATATCTTTGGATTGGGAGTACTTCGCTTGCTCAACTTTCAAAGTATCCAACTTTTCTTGTAAGCTAGCAATTTGCTCATTGTATTTCTCCTATATGAAGACATACTAACTTTGAAATTAGCCACATAACTTATTGTACCATTTCTTTTTGACATGACTGCTCTTTTAAATTCCTTTGCTGAGTCAACAATGAAAGAAACTGCTCGGAACTTGTTTGAGAATGATGTCCACTAACTGAAAATGCAATAGAAATGTAATACAAAATAAACATTACAGCAATTGTGTTTGTAAGTAATGAGATAAATTGTGTATTTAAGTAATGAGATAAAGATAATGTCAACTACACATTGTCTGGCTGATTAATCGTGTGCTTCCATATATGGCAAAACTGATGGCTTGAGTTACCTTCAATCCCATGTTTGTTAGAAAGATTGCCAATGAGATTGTCTCGATCTTTTATGCTCTGCTGGTTGTCCTAAAAATTAAATAATTGTGGACGTTTTGAATGTGAATTTAGAGTGTGGAATACTTCAGCTCTTGAACGCAATTTTCCTTGTTCTTTCAATAGTTTGTCTCGTTTTTCATCCATTTCCCTCCTCTCAGTATCCATTTGTCTTATACTAACTTCACCCTGACCATTGTGCTCATGATTAtaaacatgtacatgcatacataaatatGCCAACCTCTTGTAAGTCTCTCTTTTCCTTTTCCAGTTGTGACTTATGGTCCCTACATTTGCGTTGCACTTCATCAGGGCTGTCTGTTAACAATATGAGCTACATAAAGTATTATTACCATATGTAATACCTGTCACAGTATGACCTATCTTCTGTTGCAGCAGACGTTGGTTATGCTCTAGTTGAGACTTCTTACTCTTCAACCCAGCTAGGATGTGGAACAATGTATGTACAATACCGACAAACATgattgtgtgagtgtgtgtgtgtgtgtgtgtgtgtgtgtgtgtgtgtgtgtgtgtgtgtgtgtgtgtgtgtgtgtgtgtgtgtgtgtgtgtgtgtgtgtgtgtgtgtgtgtgtgtgtgtgtgtgtatgatcCATAATGACACCACAAGCATGGACTTACCGATGGCTTTCTCTTTCTCAGCAAACTCAGTATACATATCATCCAACTTCTGTAATTTTTCCTAGAGCACAAAATACATGTCGGTGGATTTATGCATGTGTGAACTGTTGTCTGTCATGACATGATATGTTCACTTAATCAGGTTTACTCGGTAAAGGCTTAACTACATTTTTCTAGCATTTCCTCACTGTATATTGTGTATGTTTACTGGAAGTCAACATTTTGTATATTGCCTTGTAAATCACAAACAACATTAGCCACTATATATAAAAACTGAAACATCCTCACTCTGTATAAGCAACCTGGCTATACTATACAATAGTGGATAATCAACTATGTTACAATGCAGTGTACAACTCCATACCTCTATAGGCTGTAGCTGAGAGTTAATGTATGTTATAGATGTCTGTGATGACTTGACCTTCTCCTGAACTTCTGACAGATCTACCTGAAGCTATAAATTAAAGCAGTAAAAAGTGTACATGGTTATATTGTTgaatatgcacacacacacacacgcgcacgcacacaaTGATACATACCTCAGCAGCTTTATCCttttgcttttgtaaatgtTGCATATCTACTTTAAACACCTTACACTCTTGATTCTGTGTAATTCGATATATAAACTTgtgcagcacacacacacacacacacacacacacacacacacacacacacacacacacacacacacacacacacacacacgcacacgcacatatACCTGTTCCTGCTGAAATTTCTTGACATTTTCTAATGCCTTAGTGTAGCTAAACACCaaacacataataattatgtttcaaGCACTTAACAGCTTACCGTGTTGAagcaaatatttcatcaaattttGTCTTTAATACTTTTCCCTCACTAAGAGGCCTGTAAGCAAAGAATTATTTGGATATGTGGACGGTAATATAAATGTAAATACTTCAAAATATTAATATTGCTATTCACCAGCTGTTATCTGGTGGGCATAAACTATGTAGACAAATTAACACAAGCTACCCATTTTACGGATGGCAACATTTAAGTGCATATAACATGAGGggtaaaaaatattttcatcaaAGGGTCTGCTTACAACCATCAAATATAACTCAGgcattaaataatttattatataAATTAATACACAGACAATACACACAGCTGTACTGACGTCAGGACACATACTTCTTTCAGCTAAGATCACAATCGTGTACCTGATATCAATGACTGCACATGTAAATCAAAATCATACAATAGCACATTAAAGCCCATAAGGCTAATTTTTTAAGTGTAGCATCTAACAACAGAAATAGGTGCTGAGCTTAATACAGTGTTACCATGAATTACCCATACAagtattaactcttggtgttaCTACTGTAGTAGCGCCTCAATTTTACTTTATCCAAGCACTATCGTTAAAGTTTAAATTAGATACATCACTTATAGAAAAGCTAGATGAAAATCTACAGCTACCACAAAGAATAGATGAATAATAGGGGCTAACAGTTGTAAACATGTTAGCATTACCAACAGCCATAAACAAGAATGCCTAGGTGCAAAGATGGTATCTAATACAATGAAGTAGTCAATATAACACACAACGGTGTTTCTAAATACATACCAGGTTGAGTCTTCTTGGTGACAAAAGATTACATTATTCAACACAGCTTTCGATACGCCTAAATGTCGAGCCATCTACCACAATCATAGTAACATAGTATATAGACTAAATGGGAAACACACATACCTCTAAGTCAACCTCAGCACACCGTGAAGttatttttcttttctgcaacaTTAACCATGTGACTTTTACATGAGCTGCTAGCCTTTATACCTGCCCATCTTCACCAATCTTCTCCATTGATGAATCAATTGTCTTTGTCTCAATTTTCTTTGCGCCTGCAACAACCTAAAAGCAAAGATATCGTTGTCCACTACTATAAGCAATCTTGCAAAGTCAGTACAATAACTCAGTACTATTCAACGATCATTGTACAACTTGTACCTATACATGTTGTCCTTACCACTTCAAATACACGTATGTGGCTATAACATTTTGCACAACTAAATAAAACAAGACACAAAACTCAACCTTTTGGATGGCCTGGAGTGAACGGGAACAAGTAACTTGATTTTTAGCGATGTCTTTGAATTTCAGTTTCACTTGTGCCTTAACTTCCCGTTCCCTAGCAATATTGGGATCATGAACAAAAGCACCTCCTTTGCTGTTAGGTGGCATATCCCCAGTAGTGATGTACTTGAGACATTCTATGATAGTCTGCAGTAATTGTGTAGTAACACAAGTGCAACTtattaaaaaatatttttttactgttttcCCGGTTCCATTGGCGCCAAAAACGACAGTGAGTGGTGTCCGGAACGTGATCACTACACGCTGGTCTTCTCCAGGTGCATAGCACCGGACACCTTTAAAGTTTTCTTAATAATGTGGGGGGACAATAATATCCACAGTACCTTGAATGAGGAGCTTTTCAATCATAGACATGCTTGCTCGACTGCCTCAACGTTTTTGGTATCGATTGTGGGCTGTGATATTTCCACGCGACGCGTGCACGTGGGAATGCAATGTTAAGGTGTCTGTATTTTGGTACGGATAAGTATTCAGCACGTGTTTTGCAAGGATTACTTTCTAACCGTAACAGGTAAACTTAGAATTCACAACACCATAAATTTGTGCACACTTTCTGACTTCATCTTTATACCCATTACAGTGTAGTTAAGAAACTGGATGTTGTATGCCCTCCACAAAAGGTAACTTGATTAAAGCACTGCTATTAATAGTATAACAACTAAATGTTAATAGGCTCTGAAGATCAAGGGTAAATTAGTTATCAAACCTTCTCCAGTGGAACTATCTGCCAAGGATAATAATCTAGATGTGTTTTATTATGACAAAGTGAAGCAGGATGTCAATCAGTAGGTGATAACATCAGAAAATATTACATCTTTACCCTGTACATGTGTCATTGTGTATTTTATTAGAATGGTATGCCATTATGATGTAGGTGTGGTGGTTTCCTTTGGATATTTACTGCCTCATAAGATCATTAAATGGTTTCCAAGGTACTTTAAGTGTTCAATATAATACAcaatatttattttttaaacaaATGTAGGGGGTGTATTAACGTTCATCCTTCCTTGCTGCCTAAGTATCGTGGTGCTGCCCCATTACACCACACAGTGATCAACGGTGATTCCGTTAGTGGGTGTACGGTGGTAGAGTTATCGTCCAACAAGTATGGATAATGGAGTGTGTAGAATAGCAATGGGTTTAAGCCTTTATAAGGTTCGATTGTGGGCCGGTGTTGTTGCAAAGGAAGCATAAAATTGTGTCATCAGTTACAACTGAGTTACTTTCTGATCAGCTAGCTGACTTAGGGAGTAAaatggtatgtgtgtgtattatttATGTGATCAAAACAATTATGATTGTTATGTTTATAGTTATGTGAAATTTTAACTGACTTAGATCATTTTGAAGCGAACAAACAAATGCAGGATGATAAACAAGCCACTCTAGGTAAGATGTTTTAAGCAAGAATATCTCTTAGtcgtatcaagagttcatatattTGTATGGGGGCAATACAAGTATTATGAACCCTTGGTCTTATACACAGCATCTAAGATGACCAAACAGATGGGACACATTAAGTTCAACATATGGACAGCAGATTATTGCGATCGTATATATAGAGCAATTGGTGTGGAGGTTAGTCCCAACTTTTTAAAAAGTCAAATCATGATTCATGACATTAACAGTATGGAATTTGGGTTCAGTTTGGCTCAAAAATGGTTCGGCTTGTGGAAATTCATACCAATAAAGGTAATTGTTATTTTGTAACATGGATTAATGCACTATGGATTTCATAGACTGGACTACAACCAATGACAAGATACCTGGAATGTTGACATATAATCGTCGTTCACAATTATTCACTCTTCATTTCAAAGTTAGAATTTTCCATTAACCGTCTCCTTATCTTCTGTTGTTTCAGCAAGGACATATTTTGGTGTCCAGATTACAAGTGGCAACAAGGAGACCTACCACTGCTGCAGAATTCTACAATGGCTACATCTCAGCTTTTGAGAACAAAACTGTAATTTTGGAGTCAATAAACCTACAGAGAAACtgataagagtcagttatatTTTTTATGGAGGAGTCTGTAATGTGCCTGCTTATAAACTGCAGAATTGTCCACTAAGCTATCAAATTTAACCTACTACACGATTAGTTACATGTGGGAACAAAGGCTATTACATCATGCTGCCATTAAGATTTCAAACTGCACACCTACAAACCAACAAACTAATCCTACACAAAGGTGTGTCTCGCcactaaacagttaacaaaaaaGAGCTAGTGCTGCTTTAAAAGTTATCAATTTTAGTCCTTTATCACAATATGGGGTACACTAGTTTGTAAATTCTTTTCCCAGTTATCAGTCAATTACTGGTCCTCCTTAGTCTAGAATGTCATAACAAACCATTTAACAAGCATCTTACAGGTGGCCTGGAAATGTGGTGAACAATATTTGTAACAGTTATGGGAAGTGCAGTTTTAATTTTAGTAAACAAATGCTTATTGGTCGAACCTGACTGTTTTAACTGCCCTTCTtgttgtgtacatatgtattatGTTGTAGCAAGAGTACTCTTGGTTGTAGGTGTACATAATATAAAAATCTTTCGTTGCTATAACAATTAAAATACATTTAAATACAACAGCATTAATTGATGCTAAGAATCTTTCAGTGAACTAAACTGTGCCAGTGCATGCTTAAATTTCTTATCGGTAAGGTGAATTGATGTTATGTGAGCAAACAATTGGTCTGACGACAAGTCACCATTAAGGTGGCCTAAAAATTGTCCAACTTCTTCTATACTGTGGAGAAGCAGCAACTCAGCTTGATGCATCCTAATAATACCTATAAATACACAATAGTGGTGACTACACTGATATCTATACTTTTGACGTTTTACCTAATGCTGTACGGAAAAGAAAAGATTCTCCATCTCTACAGAACATGTCCCACACTCGACACGCAACATCCAATGGCAGTGTCCTCGTGTACAGTGTGAATATCCTGAAACAAAATAGCCAATTACAATGCTGTAACAATTCCCACAAACTCCCTAACTACACAATCTCATAGTTCAACTTACCACTCAATCAAGTAATACTCTGGGTTGAATTCCAGCAAATGAAAGTGGTCATATACTTTTGGTAACTGCTCGGACAAGAACAAATCAAACATTGCAAAGTATGGTCGCATCTAAAAATACATTAAAAAGTTTTTACAACCAACCAAGTGGGGGTAATCATAACTAACCAACTGATAGTCAACTCTAAAAAATACATTATAACAAGATTTGTTAAGCAAGTTAGCTAGACAAATAAAAGCATCTGGTCCTTCCATGTTCAGCAGTAGAACAGCAGCAAGAAAGGACATCCCTTGTACCTAAAAACACAAGAGGGAAGTATGAGGATATGAACAAGGTGTAGTGATAATAAAAATTACAGCACAGATGTACCAGCAAACACAACAAGTACTCACATATCCTACATCTGGTCTATAGCAAACGTAGGCACCTAATACATCgtgtagtactttatatagaGGACCACCCTGTGAAACAAACCACGTGCAATGTCATAAAACAGCTCTTTTACTATATAGCACACTCAATACAAATACTTTATATTCTCATACCACTACAGTACAACAACATTTACAGAAGGCTAAAATTCAAGTAATGCATTGCCTACCTCTTGGAAAAAGCACAGTGTTGGAAATGTTCTCAATATATCCAAGTGGATAACTTCTATGCTGTTCTCCTTATTGATACTACTAGTAGCTGTAAGACATGGACTATGAAACCTACCAGTCACCAAATATGTACAACTCACATCCACTCCTGGGTCGGCTATCGTCACTAAGCTTACTGTTACACCGCCTCAATGAGATCTCATACAGCTCTAATGTATATACAAAACCCGTACATTTATATATGCCATGAGCATGACCTGTGTCCACACCTTTAGATAAGTTCAGCTCATTTCCAATAGCCTTAATCCATACTTGTCCCCTTACACCTGGCGGCAAACCTTGCCACCACAGCTCCTGGACTTTCTTGGAGTCTTTCCTACAAAAGTATATTTAAGGTGACAAACAGTCACTGTGTAATCATGTGATTAGTTCCTACATGGTTTCCCAGTGGGGGAGGATTTCTGTTGACCACCTGTGCAGTTGGACTGAAGTGATTTCATCTTTCTTACGCCGGCTTTGTTCTTCTTTTAATTTCTGCTTTGCAACCTTTAACTCTAGAAATAGTCACAGATAATACATACAGGGTTCACTACAAatgcgcgcgcacacacacacacacacacacacacacacacacacctttctTTCTAGCCTGACTGATCATTGCATCATACATCTTTTGGTGTTTCTTAATTTCAGCATCAGATTTAGCTGGTAGGTCACTTTGAAGATGTAACCACAACAATCATTCAAACAGTGGACTTCCAAGACATAATGACATACCTTGGTCTACCTTCCAATATCAGTCCCATTGTAGATGTCTCTGCCACCATAGTATTAGTATGGGCATCGGGGCTCTTCAGAAAGTTCAAAAGTGCTCTGCACACAAACACATTCATGACAGTACACTCTTTTAACCCTGGGAACAAATCTTCACTTTATGGGGTAAACAGTCCATACCTCACATGTAGCTATTGCTTACTGTAATGTATTCATTACGTTGATCAATTATATAGCAAATGAATATTAAATATAACGGTACTATTAATTCTTGATACTGTATACATTGCTTAAATTTTAAACATGGCTCCTTTGATATTAGCTAGCTGGTACATGCATTACAACGTTTTCTGAGACAAGATCAGGGACTCCACAAATTGTGAGCACTAGCTGTCCAATAACATGCAAGTAAAACGTGATAAAGCAGGGATGAGACAAAACAAGTCATTTGCTCCAATAAAGATATACGTAATACCTTTTCCATCATGAAACTATTCTGTGTTGTATTTATTCCTATAGAGGTTCATATGTATTTGGACCTACCCAGCATCTATTCAACCCTGGACAATTATTAATTAGTGTGCACCAGACACTGAGCAAAGCAGTAGTAAGAGCAGTAATATAATAGACGTACAGTTAGGAACCTTCTGAATCACATGCAAACAGGCTAGCAAAACACACAATCTGTCATTTATTACAATGACAGCAAAGAACTATAATAGCACCCAGAACCTAGGTGTGCACCCTAGATGAAACGACCAGCATATAGTTGAGCCCATGCGTATATTTGAACCCGGCTTCTTCAGCCAGCGACACATGCAACACTTACATCGTGTACATGAAGACCAGCCTAGCAGACTACCATAACACACACATGGATTATTCACAACGTTGCTGTCATACAGAGCATAAAATAACATCAGACAATagaaatttttatcatttttaTAACTATATTGCCCACGAACACCACAATACTAATGAGTCATTTATTtcaacatacatgtacagtagcgcATGATATCATAGCAAACTGTGGTGTACATGAAGGGAAGGGTATTATTTTGTTGCTATTAAGTCAAAAGTAAGTAGGCACACTCAATCGGacaatatacagtatgatatataACAGTGTACCCATAAAACCATTCCGTTTTTTAAAAGCAAACTTTTCAAGAGTGATGATGACTTAATGATCTAATCCATGCAAAGTATAATCATGGCTGTAACCGATTGACCATTGAGACTACAAACAAGCAATCACAGTGAGCAGTGCATGATGAGACTTAACCATGGTATGCAGACACTCTAGCACCAGACAAAAACTCTGTATTTGTGGGTCTGCCTAGAAATAAGTATCGATTATGTCTTCTTAGTACCTTAATAGCCAATAAAGGACTATGATTTTAGTTACACTTGTTGCCAACAGAATAAAGAAGCTGTGATTACAATAACCTCTTTTACAAAAAGCACAGCCATACTACTCAATCAGGAGCTCATGAAAAATTAAGGCAACACTACCTGGAAGCTTGTAGGCTCCAGACTACATGTACTACATGTATACTTGTAAAAGTATGCACATTATTTTAAACTGTTTCCAAAAACAAGACTCCCAACTGCACAACGTAACATTGTGTCTCAGAACTCAGCTGTATAGTGGACTGTCACAGAAAAAAACAAAACCATATCTGGTTTGGTTGGGTTTGCAAAAATTGGTTTGACCAGACCAACTTTGCAACAAATTGCTGCACAATTTATTTGCACCCTTGAAGACCAACCATACACATTTCCCAACCTTTTATTCCCTTGGTCAGCTAGCTAAAACCATAATCTGGGAAAGTGAGTCAAAAGTTGTCATTGATTTCCTGCGATCTTGTACCATAGGTTAATCTACGTAGCTATTTCTGCAACACGCATGAGGTCATGGCAGACCATTCACTTGCTCAAGGCTAACAATTACAAAAGCACAAATGGCCTGCAGGATCACTGTTGTTGCCTCGGTCATATCATCCCTTGATCTGCCCACACCAGTTGGACTTGACAGAGAATAACTTCTTCCTTGTATTCTGCAGCGTGTGATATGAATAGATTATGCTAAGAGAATATGGGATTATGTTTTGTGTGTAGCTTGATAAACCAAATTTTGTTGGCCTGCCTGGACTGCTTTCAACCTGACCATACTGCGGCAATAAAATTAGCTTATATACACTAGTGCTTCACAAGAATTAGAACATAATCTGCATGGCGTAGTCCAGAAATTAACATGGTGGTGTTGAGGATCAGTTGAGTTGACAATTCAAATCAGACATATATGCGTAGTGACAAGCTTTATGAAAACAATCATCCTACAACAACATCATTTCCGTATCTATAGTTTGAATGCAACCATATACAATACCTCTTGCCAATACAAATATTAATAGCCCAATAGCAGTACAATACTGAACACTCAAACTATTCACAGGTATCAAATTTCACAGAACTGAACCACAGGGAACTACGCATGTAGCTTAagaaatgccacacaaatttgtatgcaaataaataGTCAACACATAGTCTTTTGTAACCAATAGTGACCGTAGAACTTCCCATCTCCCCACTCATCACAATAACACTGTTTATTTACATTTCACTGCAATTTTACGAAAGTTATTGAAATGTATGGTTCTACCAGACAAAATGTTATTGATATGAAAATTATGACACAATTGATATGATAATAACATACACATGAGCTGATTCCTGCAGACCCTCAgcatgtatgctgtaaagccttaacaaATTATATGTGTGTGGGTGTGACTATATGCAATTAAAGGTACTATAGTTACAAGAATCTATATACATTGTTTCAAGTGAAGATTCCAAACTGTAAGTGTGGTTATGTATACTATATGTTAGTTATATAAGCACCCTCAGTCACCCAGCTGTGCTAAGAAATAAACTGTCTGGACCTGAATACATGCCAGGCTCATTTAAATGCCAGCACTTACAGGAAATCATTATATGGATAGATATAGTAGTACTGTAAACTGTTCAAAAGTGAAATAATAACCAATTTACAGCAGAATAATTTGCAACCAACCCACTTCTATAAGCTTGTTTAGACAGATTATAGCCTGTATTTACTGCTGTGGGCACTAATTCAGTGTCATTATTATAAACTACTTGGACACATCATAATTAATACATACAATAATTAGAAAACTAATGTCACTGACACAGTTAGACTATTGCTACTATGCAGAAATGGTATAAATATGCCCCCTATCTGCGTGCTCCACATCTTAGCACGTTTTGCTGTGACAGCTAAGGCATGCGTGCCTGTTACATACAATGACCGTATGCAAACTTTTCTTCAATACAACTGTTCCATGTAAGCTACACTTTACTAGTTTGTGATACTATGTTGTATTACACAGTAGAATCACTAGTGTGTACAGACCTTATTTCTTATTGCCAAAAGTGAGGTCATTAAATATGGCTTTTCTAcgcataaataaataaacaaatctGTATAACACAActagggttgggaggtattt
This window encodes:
- the LOC136268103 gene encoding TBC1 domain family member 12-like; the protein is MDEEREQDTSLKLREGTPDQGTLSNRSDSNSSVDDKEIRNHSIISGDLESIDLNDTSTDNLPPTVTDSPTSVHSSSNPSGKKKRALLNFLKSPDAHTNTMVAETSTMGLILEGRPSDLPAKSDAEIKKHQKMYDAMISQARKKELKVAKQKLKEEQSRRKKDEITSVQLHRWSTEILPHWETMKDSKKVQELWWQGLPPGVRGQVWIKAIGNELNLSKELYEISLRRCNSKLSDDSRPRSGSTSSINKENSIEVIHLDILRTFPTLCFFQEGGPLYKVLHDVLGAYVCYRPDVGYVQGMSFLAAVLLLNMEGPDAFICLANLLNKSCYNVFFRVDYQLMRPYFAMFDLFLSEQLPKVYDHFHLLEFNPEYYLIEWIFTLYTRTLPLDVACRVWDMFCRDGESFLFRTALGIIRMHQAELLLLHSIEEVGQFLGHLNGDLSSDQLFAHITSIHLTDKKFKHALAQFSSLKDS
- the LOC136268104 gene encoding methionyl-tRNA formyltransferase, mitochondrial-like, yielding MLRCLYFGTDKYSARVLQGLLSNRNSVVKKLDVVCPPQKALKIKGKLVIKPSPVELSAKDNNLDVFYYDKVKQDVNQMVCHYDVGVVVSFGYLLPHKIIKWFPRGCINVHPSLLPKYRGAAPLHHTVINGDSVSGCTVVELSSNKFDCGPVLLQRKHKIVSSVTTELLSDQLADLGSKMLCEILTDLDHFEANKQMQDDKQATLASKMTKQMGHIKFNIWTADYCDRIYRAIGVEYGIWVQFGSKMVRLVEIHTNKDWTTTNDKIPGMLTYNRRSQLFTLHFKQGHILVSRLQVATRRPTTAAEFYNGYISAFENKTVILESINLQRN
- the LOC136268102 gene encoding DNA repair protein RAD50.L-like, translated to MSMIEKLLIQGVRCYAPGEDQRVVITFRTPLTVVFGANGTGKTTIIECLKYITTGDMPPNSKGGAFVHDPNIAREREVKAQVKLKFKDIAKNQVTCSRSLQAIQKVVAGAKKIETKTIDSSMEKIGEDGQKRKITSRCAEVDLEMARHLGVSKAVLNNVIFCHQEDSTWPLSEGKVLKTKFDEIFASTRYTKALENVKKFQQEQNQECKVFKVDMQHLQKQKDKAAELQVDLSEVQEKVKSSQTSITYINSQLQPIEEKLQKLDDMYTEFAEKEKAIAGLKSKKSQLEHNQRLLQQKIGHTVTDSPDEVQRKCRDHKSQLEKEKRDLQEGEVSIRQMDTERREMDEKRDKLLKEQGKLRSRAEDNQQSIKDRDNLIGNLSNKHGIEVSGHHSQTSSEQFLSLLTQQRNLKEQSCQKEMEKYNEQIASLQEKLDTLKVEQAKYSQSKDMKTKQMEENKQKRREIERELRHIAGLDSTTIEAVERQLKAAENNLKEFQEHTDIGSLEAEYDSLQKQKKQIDVRVSKLQEELDKISRHAAQRGALETLRKKKEEAEMRVNHLMSEVERDLELIFDVIPMKEELERKLLAEKQSQERRVRAAQEKVQKTRDAKSRLTYKKDALNKELASHKKKEQDLQQRINQVCGEKEYHSLVEEVQKDIESTQEDIVAVQGSAPFFKKCVEKVRTSKKCPVCTRGFDSQSDVDKVITTLTSKMNESVPRIIPKLQERLQGQQEKQRRLQQLKSSIDELERLSSQEIPAKNGAISSTNQELQSVEKELGKLETEYTAHKETLEQIHSVEPKVSQLSYQHQDLKRQERQVAVEEAKLGDGGSAGRSHLVVRREHQNALQDQDEVERKREHKHKEITDSRNQGMVLEREVQELRGKKLSITESMRRRDGLVEQKAGLVSTNETLEKEITDITQKTRTLHSKLSSLASEKQTAVKDKEEAYVLSRTEVDDIDKDEKELGSLIRKITKYCQSGEEKLLEQCESEMSVYHKKTSEYTQRRNELQKKVDQLRKQQANAQIRLREYEDTIQFLNQRKEISDVVKMIQQHETELRELGVEDYDSEYNAMKNKADQLRKQRAHQEGHKLGLEDETRRIQRDLDSDLYRDADTKYLHRAGDIKALEMTNSDLDKFYKALDRAITQYHKAKMQEVNKIIQELWIKIYKGGDIDNIEIVSDDEIEGSSIAARRRVYNYRVVMDKGGAKLDMRGRCSAGQKMLASVVIRLALAETFCLNCGVLTLDEPTTNLDSENITALAQALADIIAARREQANFQLVVITHDQEFVDMMGRSDHVDDYLLLKREEETTIVRSCKF